In Spirochaetota bacterium, a genomic segment contains:
- a CDS encoding tetratricopeptide repeat protein: protein MARKPRTRPERETKTIEIERNVIERFLMDAKELVRKNKNIVLYSVIGLVAACVVAIGIIVAVDTVNTRNEKRFEKIMDDYGAFSSAGDTEKVNGVVKELKSFVDSTYFGFTRTMAYYALGNILYGRKEYKEAHANLVRYADKAPKTTLAPLALLKAAIALEETGDLKGALEIYRRLEDRYGDSIIADQIFFNAARVYAKKKDLVNSRSYYNKVIASFPESAYAQQARKRLFMLGAL from the coding sequence ATGGCCCGGAAACCGCGCACCAGACCCGAACGCGAAACGAAAACAATCGAGATCGAACGCAACGTCATCGAGCGGTTCCTCATGGACGCGAAGGAGCTCGTGCGGAAGAATAAGAATATCGTCCTCTATTCCGTCATCGGCCTGGTAGCCGCCTGCGTCGTCGCCATTGGGATCATCGTTGCCGTCGACACCGTGAACACCCGGAACGAGAAGCGTTTTGAAAAAATCATGGATGATTACGGCGCGTTTTCATCCGCCGGGGACACCGAAAAGGTCAACGGCGTCGTCAAGGAGCTGAAGAGCTTCGTCGATTCCACCTATTTCGGTTTTACCCGCACCATGGCATATTACGCGCTGGGGAACATCCTCTACGGCCGGAAAGAATACAAGGAGGCTCACGCGAATCTGGTGCGGTACGCGGACAAGGCGCCCAAGACGACCCTGGCCCCCCTGGCGCTCCTGAAGGCGGCCATAGCCCTTGAAGAGACCGGCGACCTCAAGGGAGCCCTCGAGATATACAGGCGCCTGGAAGACCGTTATGGCGACAGCATCATCGCCGACCAGATATTTTTTAATGCAGCCCGCGTGTACGCAAAGAAGAAGGACCTGGTCAACTCGCGCAGTTATTACAACAAGGTGATAGCGTCCTTCCCGGAATCGGCCTACGCGCAGCAGGCGCGGAAGCGCCTTTTCATGCTGGGAGCTCTCTGA